One region of Zingiber officinale cultivar Zhangliang chromosome 7B, Zo_v1.1, whole genome shotgun sequence genomic DNA includes:
- the LOC122005447 gene encoding CTD nuclear envelope phosphatase 1 homolog gives MAELAQAELCPPGHTAAATTTGKSVQVWRALVNWVAILFRLLLQILRGTPSWAQLLSFVGLRHRLLFSPSAASTAYMPLAVDQLTDAQPLPAATSSEFLNRLTVVLDLDETLVCAYETSSLPSAVRMQAIEAGLKCFELECTSSEKDADGRPKINHVTVFERPGLCEFLKQCSEFADLILFTAGLEGYASPVIDRIDVDKKLTHRLYRPSTVSTEYREHVKDLTCVSKDLCRTVIVDNNPFSFLLQPFNGVPCVPFFAAQPCDNQLMEAILPLLKQLSLQKDVRPVLYEKFRMPEWFEHQGIPIRNPSL, from the exons ATGGCCGAGCTGGCTCAGGCGGAGTTATGCCCTCCGGGGCACACCGCGGCGGCGACCACGACGGGAAAGAGCGTCCAGGTGTGGCGTGCGCTGGTGAACTGGGTTGCAATCCTGTTTCGCCTCCTCCTTCAGATCCTGCGAGGAACACCGTCGTGGGCACAGCTCCTTTCCTTCGTCGGCCTCCGACACCGCCTCCTCTTCTCACCGTCCGCCGCATCTACGGCTTATATGCCTCTAGCAGTGGATCAACTGACAGACGCCCAGCCCCTCCCCGCTGCAACCTCGTCGGAGTTCCTTAATAGGCTCACG GTTGTACTTGATTTGGATGAGACTTTAGTTTGTGCATACGAAACATCCAGCCTTCCATCTGCAGTTCGTATGCAGGCCATTGAAGCAGGTCTAAAGTGCTTTGAACTAGAATGTACATCTTCAGAAAAG GATGCTGATGGAAGACCCAAGATCAATCATGTCACTGTTTTTGAACGCCCTGGTTTGTGTGAATTCCTAAAACAGTGCAGTGAATTTGCAGATCTTATTCTTTTCACTGCTGGCCTTGAAG GTTATGCCAGTCCTGTTATTGACAGAATAGATGTTGATAAAAAATTAACTCATCGGCTCTACAGGCCTTCGACAGTGAGCAC GGAATACCGAGAACATGTCAAAGATCTTACTTGTGTATCGAAAGATCTCTGTCGCACTGTCATCGTCGATAACAATCCATTTAGCTTCTTGCTTCAACCGTTCAATGGAGTACCATGCGTGCCATTCTTTGCAGCACAGCCATGCGACAACCAG CTTATGGAAGCCATTCTTCCCCTTCTGAAGCAACTTTCGCTTCAGAAGGATGTCAGACCTGTTCTATACGAAAAGTTCCGCATGCCTGAATGGTTCGAACATCAAGGAATTCCCATCAGAAATCCTAGTCTGTGA